ttttcctttttcttttctttctttttcttcttttttctctcttttttttttcaaaggtgccctttcgggttttcacctgaTAAACAAATCTCGTCTACAACCCTTATTAATTCAGAaatgtgttttaagaaatgatggcatTAGTACGACAATCCTTTCCTTACAAAATTGGTGATGGTatattgacatcatttgccatttgattagaaaatttcttaaaAGAGATAATACAAaaaacagaagtcaggactttcggtttttcgtaatggggtctggtgaggtgctaagaaaagttaaggcttgaaagcagattttATAAGTGTTTAAATCACCTGAAATCGCATCTTCATATTGACCCTAGTTGGGATTAAATTAAAATTAccccaatttattctcaaccggggttcttttctttaattttcttttaccttttggagcttttcttttctcttctttttttttcttttccttttcaactcaaatttGTCTCAGtatggggtttgcgattctcaggggttgccaaatgaaataatttactctgaaggttcaaaaggatAACTAGAAATAGAATGTTTAATTTGGAAAGGAAAGAAGGcctgactttcattccattcttTGCATTAACCATGAAATGAAACTTTCATTTATCAtataaagaatttcttacacatatccGAATTGATCGGTTGAGGGAAATCTTGTCCATCCATTTTTGTGAAAATAAGTGCTCCACTAGGCAACACTTTCTTGACAATAAAAGGGCCTTACCAATTTGGTGCAAACTTGCCTTTAGTCTCCTCTTGTACTGGTAAAATCCGTTTCAATACTTTGTCTCCTTCTTTGAACAGCCGCACTTTGACCTTCTTGTTGTAAGCACTGGCCATTCTCTTTTGATAGCACTGACCATGACAAATGGCATTTAACCTCTTCTCGTCGATTAAAGACAACTGCTCATGACGTTGTTTAATCCAATCAGCCTCATCCAGTTTGGCCTCCATTAGGATGCGCAAAGAAGGAATTTCGACCTCGGCTGGCAAAATCGCTTCCATTTGGTACACGAAATTGTAAGGCGTTGCCCCAGTAGAAGTCCGAATAGCAGTTCTATATGCCATTAATGCATAGGGGAGCTTCTCGTGCCAATCAAGGTGTCTTTCGGTCATTTTACGGATTATCCTCTTCAAGTTCTTATTCGCGGCCTCCATAGCTCCATTTATCTGCGGTCTATAAATAGTGAAATTTCGATGTTTAATCTTGAACTATTCGCACAATCCATCCACCATGTCATTGTTGAGATTCTTGGTATTGTCGGTGATTAATGTCTCTGGTACACCAAAACAACAAATGAtgtattttctcaaaaaattggTCACCACCTTCTTAGT
This genomic window from Coffea eugenioides isolate CCC68of unplaced genomic scaffold, Ceug_1.0 ScVebR1_2870;HRSCAF=3982, whole genome shotgun sequence contains:
- the LOC113757257 gene encoding uncharacterized protein LOC113757257, which codes for MEAANKNLKRIIRKMTERHLDWHEKLPYALMAYRTAIRTSTGATPYNFVYQMEAILPAEVEIPSLRILMEAKLDEADWIKQRHEQLSLIDEKRLNAICHGQCYQKRMASAYNKKVKVRLFKEGDKVLKRILPVQEETKGKFAPN